The following proteins are encoded in a genomic region of Porphyrobacter sp. CACIAM 03H1:
- a CDS encoding class I SAM-dependent methyltransferase, translated as MNAFLDFFNDPATAPRYAEGPPRFTPGFGDMQTMTAILMAERAGPEAEVLVLGAGGGLELAAFAALFPRWRFVAVDPAGPMLAQAREVMGEAAARARFVEGLIENAPAGPFAAGCCLLTLHFLESGERLETLRAVRRRLAPGAPFVAVHCSFPQAEPDRTTWLDRYEAFALVQGVDAQLAAKARAVTTSLPVLDPAEDEALLREAGFGDVNLFYAGFGWRGWVGYA; from the coding sequence ATGAACGCCTTCCTCGACTTCTTCAACGATCCCGCCACCGCCCCGCGCTATGCCGAGGGGCCGCCACGCTTCACGCCGGGCTTCGGCGACATGCAGACAATGACCGCGATCCTGATGGCGGAGCGGGCCGGGCCCGAGGCCGAGGTCCTGGTGCTGGGCGCAGGCGGCGGGCTGGAACTTGCGGCCTTCGCGGCGCTGTTCCCGCGCTGGCGCTTCGTCGCGGTCGATCCCGCCGGACCGATGCTGGCGCAGGCGCGCGAGGTGATGGGGGAGGCGGCGGCGCGGGCGCGCTTCGTCGAGGGCCTGATCGAAAACGCGCCTGCCGGGCCCTTTGCCGCGGGATGCTGCCTGCTGACGCTCCACTTCCTGGAAAGCGGCGAGCGGCTCGAGACCTTGCGCGCGGTCCGCCGCAGGCTCGCACCGGGCGCGCCCTTCGTCGCGGTGCATTGCAGCTTCCCGCAGGCCGAGCCCGATCGCACGACGTGGCTCGACCGCTATGAAGCCTTCGCGCTCGTGCAGGGCGTTGATGCGCAGCTGGCCGCGAAGGCGCGGGCGGTCACGACAAGCCTGCCGGTGCTCGACCCCGCCGAGGACGAAGCCCTGCTGCGCGAGGCGGGCTTCGGGGATGTCAACTTGTTCTATGCCGGCTTCGGCTGGCGGGGCTGGGTCGGCTACGCCTGA
- the ndk gene encoding nucleoside-diphosphate kinase, translating into MAVTRTFSIIKPDATRRNLTGAVTKMLEDAGLRVVASKRIHMTREQAEGFYAVHKERPFFGELVEFMMSEPVVVQVLEGEDAVAKNREVMGATNPADAAPGTIRKELALSIGENTVHGSDSEENAAIEIAFFFKDEEIVG; encoded by the coding sequence ATGGCGGTCACCCGTACCTTTTCGATCATCAAGCCCGATGCCACCCGCCGCAACCTGACCGGTGCGGTCACCAAGATGCTGGAAGACGCCGGCCTGCGCGTCGTCGCCTCCAAGCGCATCCACATGACCCGCGAACAGGCCGAGGGCTTCTACGCGGTCCACAAGGAGCGCCCCTTCTTCGGCGAGCTGGTCGAGTTCATGATGAGCGAGCCGGTGGTGGTGCAGGTGCTCGAGGGCGAGGACGCCGTCGCCAAGAACCGCGAAGTGATGGGCGCCACCAACCCCGCCGACGCCGCCCCGGGCACGATCCGCAAGGAACTGGCCCTCTCGATCGGCGAGAACACAGTCCACGGTTCGGACAGCGAAGAAAACGCCGCGATCGAGATCGCCTTCTTCTTCAAGGACGAAGAGATCGTCGGCTGA
- a CDS encoding DNA polymerase III subunit chi, with translation MKLDFWQVTDDPVEKVVTLIARRAIGQGERVLVVSADAGQRAAIDAALWQAGPESFLAHGAADAPGAERQPILLAAEPVAANGASHLILADGTFRDCPGFARVFLLFPPDLAPEARQAWRAQDGREGIERAYFAQEDGRWVKKG, from the coding sequence ATGAAACTGGATTTCTGGCAGGTCACCGACGATCCGGTCGAGAAGGTCGTCACCCTCATCGCCCGGCGCGCGATCGGGCAGGGTGAGCGCGTGCTGGTCGTTTCGGCCGATGCCGGGCAGCGCGCCGCGATCGATGCCGCGCTGTGGCAGGCGGGGCCGGAAAGCTTCCTCGCCCACGGCGCCGCCGATGCGCCGGGAGCCGAGCGCCAGCCGATCCTGCTCGCTGCAGAGCCCGTCGCCGCCAACGGCGCGAGCCACCTGATCCTCGCCGACGGCACCTTCCGCGACTGCCCCGGCTTCGCCCGCGTCTTCCTGCTCTTCCCCCCCGACCTCGCACCCGAGGCGCGGCAGGCGTGGCGCGCGCAGGACGGGCGCGAGGGCATCGAGCGCGCCTATTTCGCGCAGGAAGACGGGCGCTGGGTCAAGAAGGGCTGA
- a CDS encoding DUF2256 domain-containing protein, with translation MPKMRKKSDLPTKTCLACGLPFAWRKKWERDWDNVKYCSDRCRRGKAPVLK, from the coding sequence ATGCCAAAAATGCGGAAGAAAAGTGACCTGCCCACCAAGACCTGCCTCGCCTGCGGGCTGCCCTTCGCATGGCGCAAGAAGTGGGAGCGGGACTGGGACAATGTGAAGTATTGTTCCGATCGGTGCAGGCGGGGGAAGGCCCCCGTCCTCAAGTAG
- a CDS encoding leucyl aminopeptidase yields MQIHFTAAAPSDVRLQARVINQGQSLSGLDETIVEGAAASRFSGRAGQLFEGFAGVGGAVRRIALAGLGETGSADRRANCERAGAAITAKYLVSGETALALDLGGAGLSADDAAAVLLGLRLRAWRHDAYRTRLAADKRPSLAAVHVANAPEGTEAAWAREEAVARGVEFTRRLVTEPANIIYPATFVAACEEAFAGTGVEITVLGEPEMEALGMGALLGVGKGSERESRLLAIRLNGGAAGEAPTVFVGKGVTFDTGGISLKPGPGMEDMKWDMGGAGAVAGAMLALAGRKAKANVIGVMGLVENMPDGKAQRPGDIVTTMSGQTVEVLNTDAEGRLVLCDALHWAQEQYAPARIVDLATLTGAMIISLGNEYGGMFANDDTLAQQLDAAGKASGDKLWRMPLGPAYDKLIDSPVADIKNIGPREAGSITAAQFLQRFVKEGTPWAHLDIAGMVWSNKPGHTWDKGATGYGVRLIDQFVRDVVEG; encoded by the coding sequence ATGCAGATCCATTTCACCGCCGCCGCTCCCTCCGATGTCCGCCTCCAGGCGCGGGTGATCAATCAGGGCCAGAGCCTCTCCGGGCTGGACGAGACGATCGTCGAGGGCGCGGCCGCATCGCGCTTCTCGGGCCGGGCGGGGCAGCTGTTCGAGGGCTTCGCAGGCGTGGGCGGGGCGGTCCGGCGGATCGCGCTGGCGGGCCTTGGCGAGACCGGCTCCGCCGACCGCCGCGCCAATTGCGAACGCGCCGGCGCGGCGATCACGGCCAAGTATCTGGTCTCGGGCGAGACGGCGCTGGCGCTCGACCTTGGCGGTGCGGGCCTTTCGGCGGATGACGCCGCGGCGGTGCTGCTGGGCCTGCGCCTGCGCGCGTGGCGGCACGACGCCTATCGCACGCGGCTTGCCGCCGACAAGCGGCCCTCGCTCGCCGCGGTCCACGTCGCCAACGCGCCCGAGGGCACCGAGGCCGCATGGGCCCGCGAGGAAGCGGTCGCCCGCGGGGTCGAATTCACCCGCCGCCTCGTGACCGAGCCCGCCAACATCATCTACCCCGCCACCTTCGTCGCTGCCTGCGAGGAAGCCTTCGCGGGCACCGGGGTCGAGATCACGGTGCTGGGCGAACCCGAGATGGAGGCGCTCGGCATGGGCGCGCTGCTCGGCGTCGGCAAGGGTTCGGAGCGCGAATCCCGGCTGCTCGCGATCCGCTTGAACGGCGGCGCGGCGGGCGAGGCGCCCACGGTCTTCGTCGGCAAGGGCGTGACCTTCGACACCGGCGGCATCTCGCTGAAGCCCGGCCCCGGCATGGAAGACATGAAGTGGGACATGGGCGGCGCGGGCGCGGTCGCGGGCGCGATGCTCGCGCTGGCGGGCCGCAAGGCCAAGGCCAACGTCATCGGCGTCATGGGCCTCGTCGAGAACATGCCCGACGGCAAGGCCCAGCGCCCCGGCGACATCGTCACCACCATGAGCGGCCAGACGGTCGAGGTGCTCAACACCGATGCCGAAGGCCGGCTGGTGCTGTGCGACGCGCTCCACTGGGCGCAGGAGCAATATGCCCCCGCCCGGATCGTCGACCTCGCGACGCTGACCGGCGCGATGATCATCTCGCTCGGCAACGAGTATGGCGGGATGTTCGCCAATGACGACACGCTCGCCCAGCAGCTCGACGCCGCCGGCAAGGCGAGCGGCGACAAGCTGTGGCGGATGCCGCTCGGCCCCGCTTACGACAAGCTGATCGATTCGCCGGTCGCCGACATCAAGAACATCGGCCCGCGCGAGGCCGGTTCCATCACCGCGGCGCAGTTCCTCCAGCGCTTCGTCAAGGAAGGCACCCCCTGGGCGCACCTCGACATCGCGGGGATGGTCTGGTCGAACAAGCCCGGCCACACCTGGGACAAGGGTGCGACCGGCTACGGCGTGCGCCTGATCGACCAGTTCGTGCGGGATGTGGTCGAGGGTTGA
- a CDS encoding LPS-assembly protein LptD, translating into MDTRIAADPAQRLPARGAARSRLSRLALALVLGAAAAPLAAQDDAPAPEEAEETARRIDFEARELAYNSESDIVTARGDVILRSEDRSVRADEVIWDRNTGRIIASGNIRLVDEAGNQLFTDQVELTEEFDTGAMSELLIALRAGGRLAARSAERGADGSAVLTDAAYSACPVVDAEGCPQDPSWRVTARRVIYDQKANRVRFEGAMLELFGARILPLPGLAIRTDGKAESGFLVPDVRVTQVNGFELSGEYYWRVADNADLTLGAYVFSNAAPMASAKWRHLTEKGAYQASGFVTFSDRATDFTGGESFRSDPRGYFDGNGRFQFSPDWSLTGSIRLASDRTFLRRYDISRDDRLRSTLNLERITDRSYLSIAGWATQTLRLNADQGQVPLALPAIDYRQKIGDTVLGGNLMVQANTLALLRNDGQDTQRAFAGAQWDWKRLTGMGQVVTLTGLVRGDVYNTSNSLATTTLSYRGTEGWTTRGIATAALDIEWPFAGAAFGGTQVFKPRLQFVASPKIRNLAVPNEDARAIDLEDSNLFALNRFPGYDRVEDGSRVTWGVDWELQRPGWRVRSTVGQSFRLERPEPGLFPEGTGLSERVSDFVGRTEVRFRNLVSFTHRFRLDKDNFAVRRNEIDATIGSRRTYLEVGYLRLDRDIATVEDLRDREELRAAARVAIGRKWSVFGSGVFNLTDPEEDPVFQPDGFEPIRTRLGIAYADDCIEFGTTWRRDFIDAGDARRGNAFQVFFALRNLGFR; encoded by the coding sequence GTGGACACGCGCATCGCCGCGGACCCCGCCCAGCGCCTCCCGGCGCGGGGCGCGGCTCGCTCGCGCCTGTCGCGCCTTGCGCTCGCGCTCGTCCTCGGCGCCGCCGCCGCGCCGCTCGCCGCGCAGGACGATGCCCCGGCACCCGAGGAGGCCGAAGAAACCGCCCGCCGGATCGACTTCGAGGCGCGCGAGCTCGCCTACAACAGCGAAAGCGACATCGTCACCGCCCGCGGCGACGTGATCCTGCGCTCGGAGGACCGCTCGGTCCGCGCCGACGAGGTGATCTGGGACCGCAACACCGGCCGGATCATCGCCAGCGGCAATATCCGCCTCGTCGACGAGGCCGGCAATCAGCTCTTCACCGATCAGGTCGAACTCACCGAGGAATTCGACACCGGCGCCATGAGCGAACTGCTGATCGCCCTGCGCGCCGGAGGCCGGCTCGCCGCGCGCTCGGCGGAACGCGGGGCGGACGGGAGCGCGGTGCTGACCGATGCCGCCTATTCGGCCTGCCCGGTGGTCGATGCCGAGGGCTGCCCGCAGGACCCGAGCTGGCGCGTCACCGCCCGGCGGGTGATCTACGACCAGAAGGCCAACCGCGTGCGGTTCGAGGGCGCGATGCTCGAACTCTTCGGCGCGCGCATCCTGCCCCTGCCGGGCCTCGCGATCCGCACCGATGGCAAGGCGGAAAGCGGCTTTCTGGTGCCCGACGTGCGGGTCACGCAGGTCAACGGCTTCGAGCTTTCGGGCGAATACTACTGGCGCGTCGCCGACAATGCCGATCTGACGCTGGGCGCCTATGTCTTCTCCAACGCCGCCCCGATGGCGAGCGCGAAATGGCGGCACCTCACCGAGAAGGGCGCCTATCAGGCCAGCGGCTTCGTCACCTTTTCCGACCGCGCGACCGATTTCACCGGGGGCGAGAGCTTCCGCAGCGATCCTCGCGGCTATTTCGACGGCAACGGCCGCTTCCAGTTCTCGCCCGACTGGAGCCTGACCGGCTCGATCCGCCTCGCCAGCGACCGCACCTTCCTGCGCCGCTACGACATCAGCCGCGACGATCGGCTGCGCTCGACCCTCAATCTCGAACGCATCACCGACCGGTCCTATCTCTCGATCGCCGGCTGGGCGACCCAGACCCTGCGGCTGAACGCGGATCAGGGGCAGGTGCCGCTCGCCCTGCCCGCCATCGACTACCGCCAGAAGATCGGCGACACCGTGCTCGGCGGCAACCTGATGGTGCAGGCCAACACCCTCGCCCTGCTGCGCAACGACGGGCAGGACACCCAGCGCGCCTTCGCGGGCGCGCAGTGGGACTGGAAGCGCCTCACCGGCATGGGGCAGGTCGTGACGCTCACCGGGCTGGTGCGCGGCGATGTCTACAACACCAGCAATTCGCTCGCGACGACCACGCTGTCCTATCGCGGCACCGAGGGCTGGACCACGCGCGGCATCGCCACCGCCGCGCTCGACATCGAATGGCCGTTCGCTGGCGCCGCCTTCGGGGGGACGCAGGTGTTCAAGCCGCGGCTGCAATTCGTTGCCAGCCCGAAGATCCGCAACCTCGCCGTTCCCAACGAGGACGCCCGCGCCATCGATCTCGAGGATTCCAACCTCTTCGCCCTCAACCGCTTCCCCGGCTACGACCGGGTCGAGGATGGCAGCCGCGTGACCTGGGGCGTCGACTGGGAGTTGCAGCGCCCGGGCTGGCGGGTGCGTTCGACCGTCGGCCAGTCCTTCCGGCTGGAGCGGCCCGAACCCGGCCTGTTCCCCGAAGGCACCGGCCTGTCCGAGCGCGTCTCCGATTTCGTCGGCCGCACCGAGGTGCGTTTCCGCAACCTCGTCAGCTTCACCCACCGCTTCCGGCTCGACAAGGACAATTTCGCGGTGCGCCGCAACGAGATCGACGCGACCATCGGCTCGCGCCGCACCTATCTCGAGGTCGGCTACCTCAGGCTCGACCGCGACATCGCCACCGTCGAGGACCTGCGCGACCGCGAGGAACTGCGCGCCGCCGCGCGGGTGGCGATCGGGCGCAAGTGGTCGGTGTTCGGCTCGGGCGTGTTCAACCTCACCGATCCCGAGGAAGACCCGGTATTCCAGCCCGACGGATTCGAGCCGATCCGCACGCGCCTCGGCATCGCCTATGCCGACGACTGCATCGAATTCGGCACCACCTGGCGGCGCGACTTCATCGACGCGGGCGACGCGCGGCGCGGCAACGCATTCCAGGTGTTCTTCGCCCTGCGCAACCTCGGCTTCCGCTAA
- a CDS encoding peptidylprolyl isomerase, whose translation MKLFSKALLARTGSVLAAAGLVGLALTPATLPAQTVAVPTADNPFGLPEDITLFGKADPDKRTATAIVNGYVITGTDIDQRVALVTAASEAPIAEEEMLRLRVQVLRNLIDETLKIQAAEAAELAVKREEVEQTYQQLAGQNFGGDTKKMDAYLASIGSSAASLKRQIEGEVAWENLLRRNIMPFVNVSAEEVNDVLKRMNEAKGTDEYRVGEIFLSATTENRATVLQNAQAIMQQLQQGGSFVAYARQYSEASSAVVGGDLGWLRLGQLPPQLAASLRNMQAGQLQGPIEIPGGFSIVYLINKRQVLMADPSEAMLSLKQISIDFPDGVTQAQAEARVAEFNTYLQSLRGCADVEAGAAKIGAEVVSNDQIKAANLPEQLRAIILNLQIGQATPPFGGIQEGVRVLMLCGRDDPKDSGAPTFAAVMDQIEQERVNKRAQRFLRDLRNDAYIEYN comes from the coding sequence GTGAAGCTGTTTTCCAAGGCCCTGCTGGCCCGGACCGGAAGCGTGCTGGCGGCAGCCGGCCTCGTGGGCCTTGCCCTCACCCCGGCCACCCTGCCCGCCCAGACCGTCGCCGTGCCGACCGCGGACAATCCCTTCGGCCTGCCCGAGGACATCACCCTGTTCGGCAAGGCCGACCCGGACAAGCGCACCGCGACCGCGATCGTCAACGGCTATGTCATCACCGGCACCGACATCGATCAGCGCGTGGCGCTGGTGACGGCGGCCTCGGAAGCGCCGATCGCAGAGGAAGAAATGCTGCGCCTGCGCGTGCAGGTGCTGCGCAACCTGATCGACGAGACGCTCAAGATCCAGGCCGCCGAAGCGGCCGAACTGGCGGTCAAGCGCGAGGAGGTCGAACAGACCTACCAGCAGCTCGCCGGCCAGAACTTCGGCGGCGATACCAAGAAGATGGACGCCTACCTGGCCTCGATCGGCTCCTCTGCGGCCTCGCTCAAGCGCCAGATCGAGGGCGAAGTGGCATGGGAGAACCTCCTGCGCCGCAACATCATGCCTTTCGTCAACGTCTCGGCCGAAGAGGTCAACGACGTGCTCAAGCGCATGAACGAGGCCAAGGGCACCGACGAATACCGGGTCGGCGAGATCTTCCTCTCGGCCACCACCGAAAACCGCGCGACGGTGCTGCAGAACGCCCAGGCGATCATGCAGCAGCTCCAGCAGGGCGGCAGCTTCGTCGCCTATGCGCGGCAATATTCCGAGGCGAGCAGCGCGGTCGTCGGCGGCGATCTGGGCTGGCTGCGGCTCGGCCAGCTCCCCCCGCAGCTCGCCGCATCGCTGCGCAACATGCAGGCCGGGCAGTTGCAGGGCCCGATCGAGATCCCGGGCGGCTTCTCGATCGTCTACCTCATCAACAAGCGCCAGGTGCTGATGGCCGATCCGTCCGAGGCGATGCTGAGCCTCAAGCAGATCTCGATCGACTTCCCCGATGGGGTGACCCAGGCCCAGGCCGAGGCGCGGGTGGCCGAGTTCAACACCTACCTCCAGTCGCTGCGCGGCTGCGCCGATGTCGAGGCGGGGGCGGCGAAGATCGGGGCGGAGGTCGTCTCGAACGACCAGATCAAGGCCGCGAACCTGCCCGAACAGCTGCGCGCGATCATCCTCAACCTCCAGATCGGCCAGGCGACCCCGCCCTTCGGCGGGATCCAGGAAGGCGTGCGCGTGCTGATGCTGTGCGGGCGCGACGATCCCAAGGATTCGGGCGCGCCGACCTTCGCGGCGGTGATGGACCAGATCGAGCAGGAGCGCGTCAACAAGCGCGCCCAGCGGTTCCTGCGCGACCTCCGCAACGACGCCTATATCGAGTACAATTGA
- the pdxA gene encoding 4-hydroxythreonine-4-phosphate dehydrogenase PdxA, which yields MTPGSSSPGAPLAITLGDPAGIGPEVILGAWARLRAERRAPPAFVAGGPELLRNAAERLGIDCPIVPIAEPADAQFASAAGLPVMAGLDGMSSPGHPTVVGARLALGSLQWGAKLVLSGEAAGLVTAPISKAALAAVGWDYPGQTEFLAEACGRPWRDAVMMLAGPSLRTVPLTVHVALAEVPGLISEGLILHKARIVVEGLRRNFGVLQPRLAIAALNPHAGEGGQFGDEEARIIAPAIAALRAEGIDAFGPVPGDALFTPRARAGYDAALCMYHDQALIPLKALEFDEGVNVTLGLPIIRTSPDHGTAFDIAGKGLADPGAMAAAISMASGMAEARASADA from the coding sequence TTGACGCCGGGCAGTTCATCTCCGGGCGCCCCGCTCGCGATCACGCTGGGCGATCCGGCGGGCATCGGCCCGGAAGTGATCCTCGGCGCATGGGCGCGATTGCGGGCCGAACGCCGCGCGCCGCCCGCCTTCGTGGCCGGCGGGCCGGAGCTTTTGCGAAATGCCGCCGAAAGGCTCGGGATCGACTGCCCGATCGTGCCGATCGCGGAACCGGCCGATGCGCAGTTCGCCTCGGCTGCGGGACTGCCCGTGATGGCGGGGCTCGATGGCATGTCGTCGCCCGGTCATCCCACGGTCGTTGGCGCCCGGTTGGCGCTCGGTTCGCTGCAATGGGGGGCGAAACTGGTGCTGTCGGGGGAGGCGGCGGGGCTGGTGACGGCCCCGATATCGAAGGCGGCATTGGCGGCGGTGGGCTGGGACTATCCGGGCCAGACCGAATTCCTCGCCGAGGCCTGCGGGCGACCCTGGCGCGACGCGGTGATGATGCTGGCGGGGCCTTCGCTGCGCACCGTGCCGCTGACCGTCCATGTCGCGCTCGCCGAGGTGCCGGGGCTGATTTCGGAGGGCCTGATCCTCCACAAGGCGCGCATCGTGGTGGAAGGATTGCGCAGGAATTTCGGTGTGTTGCAGCCCAGACTTGCGATTGCGGCGCTGAACCCCCACGCGGGCGAAGGCGGCCAGTTCGGCGACGAGGAGGCGCGCATCATCGCCCCCGCCATCGCCGCGCTCCGGGCCGAGGGGATCGATGCCTTCGGCCCCGTCCCGGGCGACGCGCTGTTCACCCCGCGCGCCCGCGCCGGCTATGACGCGGCGCTGTGCATGTATCACGATCAGGCACTTATCCCCTTGAAAGCACTGGAATTCGACGAGGGTGTGAACGTCACGCTCGGCCTGCCGATCATCCGCACCTCCCCTGATCACGGCACCGCCTTCGACATCGCGGGCAAGGGTCTGGCGGACCCGGGCGCGATGGCGGCGGCGATCAGCATGGCGAGCGGGATGGCCGAGGCGCGGGCTAGTGCCGATGCCTGA
- the rsmA gene encoding 16S rRNA (adenine(1518)-N(6)/adenine(1519)-N(6))-dimethyltransferase RsmA translates to MPELPPIREVIQRHNLAASKALGQNFLLDEQLLARIAALPGDLAGQQVLEVGPGPGGLTRALLRAGARVTAIEMDRRCLPALAELGESFPGQLTVIEGDALKLDHAELMGGEPFHVLSNLPYNVGTALFVRWLGGESWPPLWRSLTLMFQREVADRIVAAAGEDAYGRLAVLAQWRAEARLAMKVHRSAFTPPPKVMSAIVHVTPAAAPEGVSARTLERLTEAAFGQRRKMLRQSMKSVPGALEALAALGIDETRRAETVSVAEFVSVARALG, encoded by the coding sequence ATGCCTGAGCTCCCCCCGATCCGCGAGGTTATCCAGAGACATAACCTCGCCGCCTCCAAGGCGCTGGGGCAGAATTTCCTGCTCGACGAACAGTTGCTCGCCCGCATCGCCGCGCTCCCGGGCGATCTTGCGGGCCAGCAGGTGCTCGAGGTCGGCCCCGGCCCCGGCGGTCTCACCCGCGCGCTGCTGCGCGCCGGGGCGCGGGTCACCGCCATCGAGATGGACCGCCGCTGCCTCCCCGCGCTGGCTGAACTGGGCGAGAGCTTTCCCGGACAACTGACTGTTATCGAAGGCGATGCTCTCAAGCTCGATCATGCGGAACTGATGGGCGGGGAGCCGTTCCACGTCCTCTCGAACCTGCCGTACAATGTCGGCACCGCGCTGTTCGTGCGCTGGCTCGGCGGGGAAAGCTGGCCGCCCCTCTGGCGCTCGCTCACCCTTATGTTCCAGCGCGAGGTGGCCGACCGGATCGTCGCCGCCGCGGGCGAGGATGCCTATGGCCGCCTCGCCGTGCTCGCCCAGTGGCGGGCCGAGGCGCGCCTCGCGATGAAGGTGCACCGCAGCGCCTTCACCCCGCCGCCCAAGGTGATGAGCGCGATCGTGCACGTCACCCCCGCCGCCGCACCCGAGGGCGTCAGCGCACGCACTCTCGAACGTCTCACGGAAGCCGCCTTCGGCCAGCGCCGCAAGATGCTGCGCCAGAGCATGAAGAGCGTGCCGGGCGCACTGGAGGCGCTGGCGGCGCTCGGCATCGACGAGACGCGCCGTGCGGAAACGGTCAGCGTAGCCGAATTCGTCAGCGTGGCGCGGGCACTCGGTTAG